Within Aphelocoma coerulescens isolate FSJ_1873_10779 chromosome 1A, UR_Acoe_1.0, whole genome shotgun sequence, the genomic segment CTAAAAGCAAGTGAAACATCTGAGGAGCGCTCCCACCTCAAGTAACCCAAAGGCTCTTTTCAGAGCCACCCACTTCCTCATAAAAGGAGCTGTACATCCtagtgaaaaaaacaaactaaaaaactCCAATCGTCGCCTCAAAAAACGtcaaaacaaaacctaaaacgAACAAACCGCCCCTAACCCCAAAGCCGTAGTATCTTAGCTCTTAAAAAACGagcaaaccaccccaaaccctttATATCTTGgctctttaaaattaaataaattaaaaaaaatcattacacAGTTACACAGTTGCTGGCAAATGCATACTACAACTAACGAGATTTATTTGATACTAAGTAAATCACCGCTCTGGAGAAAGACACAAAGTTTCTtaagactgaaataaaaaacccacagcCCCATCATGTCTCTTGTTTTTCAGCTGGGCCATGTGTGAAGTTTGGTAATTCACTGATGTCTTTAAAAATAGCCTTGATCCCTTTAAACAACTTTTAGACCTACAGGCTTTGTTGGAGGCTTTCCTGTTGGGTGCTTTGTTGTTtcgttgggtttttttttatttttttttgttttggtttgttgtttgtttttttttttttaatataataatgGGCATTCTGAATTACTAATTCTTATTAAAAATCTTTCAGCTGCCAAGCCCATTTTCTGCCTCAAATCTGAAGTTTGACAATAATTGTTCATCACAATGCACTGGCAATCTGAGGTGAAAAAGACTGTTGCCAGTTTTGATTCTACCTTACACATAGCGCTCAATATAAACCATAAATATGTTGAAATAGAAACAGAGAATCTGCTATTATTGCTCAAAAACCGTATTTTAATAATTATCaatttgaaaatataaattaCTTGAATCAAAACATTGTCCAGAATTTTAGTATCACCAACAGTTACAATAGCAAGAGGTAAAAAGGAGTTTACAGGCCTTTCTCAAAAGAATGGGTTGCAAGCATTAATAAACATATCAGAGAATACTTCTTTTAATTCTCTGTACTCTGAAAAACaatgtgcatttatttttaatttaagtttGGTCTTGGAAAAATGCATCTGAAGACTGTTCCCCCTCTTACTAGCAGCCATCTGTTTCAGTGTAGCAGATACATCAAGACATGtagtttttaatattaattccAATGTAGGGTTCAGTCATTAGGCAGTAAGAAATCGGAAAATTTAGGAATCTGCTGTGAAAGAGGAATCCTAACTGATCACTTGAGCAAATTTTAGTATGTTCAAGTAGTGAGAAAATCAGCTGCAGCAGTGTCTCCTTAGACAATGATGACTCAGATTTTTGCCAATCCAGATGtatcaaaataaaaacactgaCATATTATCAAATGATAGGGCACTGGTTATCATTATTAACAAAACCTGGCCGTTTAAAGTTTTTATGTCACCTAATTTATTAAGATAGTAAGTATTTCTGTAGCAGAGGACGAGGCAACCATGTCTGTATTGTGTACACTGAGCAACACAGTGCAAACTGCTATGCTGTAAAAAGTCACCTCCTTTGGGGGCACAAAAAGCCCTTCACAGAACTTTAATCTGCTTCTTGCCTTGCTGTATGATGCACTAGTTTAATTTCTCTTAATTATTTTGAAAGAGGTAAAGGATTTTGGACAAAGGAGCTAATTTCTAATCCATATTCAGTGCTCAAGATGAGCCTGTGTTACTTCCTCCTCTTTGAAATCAATTTGCGACTAAAATATCGATTCAAACCCCTGATTTTCAGCTCAGATTAAGAGAAGACCCTTTAAGGAATATTAATTAATTACTTTGGAAATTTAGCTCCCCAGGTCGCGGATTTTatttagaaggaaaaacaaaagtttcTGTCTCCCGAGGTCTGTTCAGGTCCAGGACTCAGTGTTTATCGCCTCTTTTTTAGCTCACCCGTTGCCTCCTCGGAAGGAAACTTGGCCGAGGGGAACAAGAGTCTTTCTTTTCCACGCCGCTGCGAACTGGGGGGGGGTCGGTAGCAGAAATTCTGATAAAAACAGCCGTTTTTGGCTCCTAAGAAACACAAAATGAGCGGGGAGAAGAGACCTTTCTGCCGTGCAGCGGGGCGGGCTCTGCAACGCACCAATCACCGCGCGGCTCCGCTCTATAAATAGGAGGCTGCCGACTTGCTCCAGGCCCAGTGATTTCCCCTGGATCGTGGACGACGGCTGACACAATGTCGGAGACCGCGCCTGTTGCCGCTCCCGCTGTCTCTGCGCCCGGCGCCAAGGCCGCCGCCAAGAAGCCGAAGAAGGCGGCGAGCGGCTCCAAAGCCCGCAAGCCCGCGGGGCCCAGCGTCACCGAGCTGATCACCAAGGCCGTGTCCGCCTCCAAGGAGCGCAAGGGGCTCTCCCTCGCCGCGCTCAAGAAGGCGCTGGCCGCCGGCGGCTACGATGTGGAGAAGAACAACAGCCGCATCAAGCTGGGGCTCAAGAGCCTCGTCAGCAAGGGCACCCTGGTGCAGACCAAGGGCACCGGCGCCTCCGGCTCCTTCAAGCTGAACAAGAAGCCGGGtgagacaaaagaaaaagcaacgAAGAAAAAGCCGGCTGCCAAGCCTAAGAAGCCGGCGGCTAAGAAGCCCGCCAGCGCCGCCAAGAAGCCCAAGAAAGCGGCAGCGGTGAAGAAGAGCCCCAAGAAAGCCAAGAAGCCGGCGGCCGCCGCAGCTAAGAAGGCGGCCAAGAGCCCCAAGAAAGCGGCAAAGGCAGGCCGCCCCAAGAAGGCGGTGAAAAGCCCGGCTAAGGCCAAAGCGGTGAAGCCCAAAGCAGCCAAGCCTAAGGCAGCCAAACCCAAAGCAGCCAAGGCAAAGAAGGCGGCGcccaaaaagaagtgaagatgACTGAGAAAAATTGAGTCTACTCATTTAAATAAACCCAAAGGCTCTTTTAAGAGCCACCCACTTACTCTCAAAAAGAGCTGGAACACTGCTATCGTACATCCGCAAACCCAAATCACTTAGAGATCTCAGTAGGGCTTTACACGGCATTCATAAAAGTTCAGATTTTGGGTACGTGTGCATTCGGTAACGCCTGCGTGGGAGACCGGTGCTTCCTCTTAAAAGGAAGCGTGTCCCTACGTGCAACTTGGGAGCCCTGCGATAGCAGCTGCGCCTGCCCCGCCCCTGTTCATTGACCGGCGCAGCCCGGAGCGAAAAGAGGCGGCGCTGGCGGCCCCGCGGAGCAGCGAGCGCCCTTCGCTCCGGTGCCCGGGGGAGTTTAAAAGTGCCGCGTTGGGCCGCGATTGGCCCCGCACCGCCTTCGCGCCAGGCTCCGCCCGCCAGGGCGGtgaccctccctcccctccgTGGCTGTGCCCGGTGCCGGCCCCGCACAGGGAGCGAGCGCTGGCCAGTCGGTGACGCGCGGCATCggccctccctcccccctctcaCGGCTTTCGAGCCGGGTGTGGCTGGGGGAGGCGGGgaaaggaatggagcagggatggggaaacGTGCGTGCCGTGACACGGCCCTGTCCAGCGGCAGCTTCTGCCGAGCTCCGCTCCCACAGCGGCGCGGCGCGGGGGGAGCCTGCGGCCCCACGCTCCGGTTCTCCCCGGCTCCCGGTAAAGCTTGCAGTGTAAATCACTGATGGCCCCTTTATCAGCAGCTttagggtttttgttttttttttttttgttttttttttttttttataagacAGAACCATCTCCTGCAAAACTCTAGGATATTGGTGTTTTAAGGCGGAAAACCCTTCGTcaagaaaacctttttttattGCCTAATCAAGTACGAACACCTAGTTGAATAGTAACAAGCCAGTATTGGCAGGGGTAGTAGCAGGTTAGGGTACATGtaagtaaaataataaaacccgAAACTTAAAAGCTCCTCTAAAAAATTAAGCTACCAAagcattaatatttattttactacTATAGGGCGCTTAAAGTAAATACCAAATAAAAGGCATTAAACCCTCAGAAAAAGCTCCACCTTCCCCACAGGACTTGTATTCATAcaagttttgcttttcagttCCATTAAAACCCGAACCGGATCACAGGTTTTAAACAAGTAAGTTTACATACCGAGCACAGGCAAAATAAATTCTTAAAGAACTTAGAAAGTACATTTAAATTTGCTGTAAAAAGGAACACTTGATTTACTAACTAAAGTGCAAATGTTAAGGCTGTTTACATACCTCCCGCTAAAAGCACTGATTCAGcccttttaattgaaaaaatggGTGGCTCTTAAAAGAGCCTTTGGGTTGCAAGTGACGGTCCGAGACGCCCTACTTGGAGCTGGTGTACTTGGTGACAGCCTTGGTGCCCTCGGACACGGCGTGCTTGGCCAGCTcgccgggcagcagcagccgcacggCCGTCTGGATCTCCCGCGACGTGATGGTGGAGCGCTTGTTGTAGTGCGCCAGGCGCGACGCCTCGCCGGCGATGCGCTCGAAGATGTCGTTGACGAAGGAGTTCATGATGCCCATGGCCTTGGACGAGATGCCCGTGTCGGGGTGCACCTGCTTCAGCACCTTGTACACGTAGATCGAGTAGCTCTCCTTGCGGCTCTTCTTGCGCTTCTTGTCACCTTTCTTCTGCGTCTTGGTGACCGCCTTCTTGGAGCCCTTCTTGGGCGCGGGGGCGGACTTGGCCGGCTCGGGcatggctgcagctccctggcgGCTGGATCACAGCGGAGTGCCGGGTAATGCGATTACTCCGCTATTTATACGGGCCGTATGCAAATCGCTGGTATCAGAAATCAGTGTTTCCATTGGACAAAGGGTGTAGTGACGTCACCCACCGTACGGAGTGCTTTGCTATTGGTCCTTTTTAAACACCACGCTAGGATTGGTCAATGTTTCGAGTGCTATCAGCCAATCAGAATGAGCTCTTTCAATCCCCGCATTCGGTGCCGAACGCGAGCGCTGCTGCCCGGCCTCTCCCGGCCCGCGGTCACCCCGAAGCACCCGGCTCGTGTGTCCTCCGCAGCTTCCGGCGGGTTATGGACCAACAAAATATAGTTACCGGCATttctgcaagggaaaaaaaaaaaatcagcttgtgAGGGGTTTtgttactctttttttcttctacacGAAGGAGCATACCTGTGTGCTTCATGTATTAGTCTGCATTTTTAACAGCCACAAAATAAATGTAACAGGGAGAAAGATGCAACCAGGAAAGATACAGAGACTCCGGAATACAAAAATGGTTAATCGTGTTTAGAATTAATCCTTTTGGCCCACAGAGCATAATTCTTTTTCATCAGTTTAAATGAGATGGAAGTTCTGATTTAATTTGTAACATGAAATGATTTGATTTCTTTCAAGATGCAACAAATACTGGAAGGATGTGTTTAAGTCAAAACCATGATAATCCTAGAAATTAAATGTGGATTTTATTCTGCAGTTTGAATTGACCATGAACCAGAAAATCAAGCTGTTTTCTTGTTAATATCACTTCATCgtgcaaaaaagaaaacatgatgCTATTTCCTTCTGGAAACCTTAAGGACTATTCAAAGACTGGTCTTACTTctgctcttttccctttttaccATGCAGAGCAGAAGAATAGATCCACAAAGATTTCCAGCCTATATCCAATATAGTGGTGTCTGAAGGGAATCAGACAAAGAAAGGGTGGgacattttttctttccagggagGGACGCTTGCTTGAAAGTGCATCTGCTGTACTTTTCACCTAAACTCTGGAGGCAAAACAGTGTTGAAAAGAGCAGCTTAATGCTACCTCGGTTatcctgctgctctgttttAATATCTGCCTCTCATCCAGAACCGGGATAAATGTTGAAGATTTAGATTCATTTCTGAACATAACTTCCTTTTAATGTGGTATAATTTTCTATggggaacacagagaaaagaaccAAGAGCTCccaggaaaaattaaataacaaCTTGGCCATCAAGAGAAGACAGCACATAGCATTAGGGAAAATAACAAATATACTGATGATGAGACATATCTGTCTTGTCTTTGGGATTATTTGGgaaaatttttaaagtttatgATGAACCTTAGAATCACATTTGAGAAGCTGGGTTGCTTGTGGGTAGCTATTTACAGATCTTTAGTTTTTGAGACTGAAATCTTAAGTAATTGTCTGATTTGCTCCATACCTTGTCGCCTGCAGCTACAGGTTTTATACTTTTGAAAATTGTTGGATGTTGTTATCATGTGAAGACCCTATAACTCCTTGGAGAAACTCTAAATATATGTGTCACCTTTTGACAACAAAAATTAAGTGTActtaaaaaaagacaagatgaaagaaaagaataaagaagGGGAGAAAGTCAACCATGCATTTagaaaaagaaccccaaacatAAGTACACTTGAATCTActaaagatgatgatgatgcaacTCATTAAAATGAATGCAGCTGTAGAACtacagtaaataaaaaatattcatttgtgTTCAAAAAGCAATattaagtgaaaaaaatagAGTGAAAGGAATAGTTCAATAAGTATCAATGAAGAGTGAGACAATGAAAATGACCAAACACATGCCACTTTTAAAAGCCATGAAGaggtatggattttttttcacaccAAGAGACACAAATCAGCTCCTTCATCAATACTTCGGTTGCATAAACAAAAAAAGTTGTGTGATAATTAAGTCAGAGACCTGGGACACGCAAAAGAATTCCCCCACAGCGGGAATTTGAAATTCCGcccccacagaaaaaaaaaaaaaaatgcagcacaTTACTCCCGTTTCTCAGCCCAGGGTAGAAAAGGGTGCATTTACTGTAGCAGCGGGACCACGGCGCCCACTCTCCCCTGCCCGCCCGGGCCCTTTGTTGGCGCGCAGCGCgatggcggcggcgcggcgcgggcgggacGCGGCTCTCCCCACCCCGCCGCCGCCATTGGCCGGGTTTTGCTGCAGCCCCGCGGCCGGCGGGGCCCCGCTCCCCACCGGCACCGAGAGccggccggcggggccgggcagccGGGCCGAGCGCGGCGGGCAGGGGGCGACCCCGGCCGGGATCCGCTCCCGCGGCCCGAGCCGGGTTTGGGCTcccgggcgcggggccgggcccgagCCGGCAGCGCGCGGCCCCTGTGGGAGCGATGGCGCGAAGGGCCCGGCCCGCGGGGGGAAGGGCGCGCGGAAgagcccgccccggcccggccccggcgcagTCCTCAACCAGGTCGGACCGCCGGCAATATAGGGAGGCGCGGGGGTGTTGTTGGCGCATTGAGTGCGGCGGTGTGGTGGGGCGAGTATGTCTGGTCGGGGTAAGGGCGGCAAGGGGCTCGGCAAGGGCGGCGCCAAGCGCCACCGCAAGGTGCTGCGCGACAACATCCAGGGCATCACCAAGCCGGCCATCCGCCGCCTGGCTCGGCGCGGCGGCGTCAAGCGCATCTCGGGGCTCATCTACGAGGAGACGCGCGGAGTGCTCAAGGTGTTCCTGGAGAACGTGATCCGCGACGCCGTCACCTACACGGAGCACGCCAAGAGGAAGACGGTCACGGCCATGGACGTGGTCTACGCCCTCAAGCGCCAGGGTCGCACCCTCTACGGCTTCGGCGGCTAAACTCAGAAAATTTACATTGTCAGAAATATCAAGGCTCTTTTCAGAGCCACCCACAAATTTCACTATAAGAGCTGTTTATTACTGATACATAAGTTTCTGAAGTTTTTAGTGTACTTGAAATAATAGATACAGTAATTTATGTAGTTTGTAGTTAATGTGTAATTGCAGTATTTATAGTGCCAAGGTTAGCGGTGCTAATTGCGCTGGTGAATAGCAACGCAGTGCAGTTGGCATCGCGTACtaaattttcttgttttcagatCCGGGACTGTCTTCACCCTAACTGCAAAGCTCTACGATTGTGTAAATTGCAGCGCCTGAGCTCTGGCGGTTGCAGGACGGAAGTGCCTGACATTACGTTGATACTTTTTACTCCAATAGGAATGGAACGATTACAATCCTCTAATTTGCATAACGCCGTTATAAATAGGGGGGGCAGGCGCCATTTTCGATGTTGTGCTACAGCGAAGgtcttggaaagaaaaacattaaagaTGCCTGAGCCGGCGAAATCAGCTCCAGCACCGAAGAAAGGTTCTAAGAAGGCGGTCACTAAGACTCAAAAGAAAGGCGACAAGAAGCGCAAGAGAGCAAGG encodes:
- the LOC138103257 gene encoding histone H4, producing the protein MSGRGKGGKGLGKGGAKRHRKVLRDNIQGITKPAIRRLARRGGVKRISGLIYEETRGVLKVFLENVIRDAVTYTEHAKRKTVTAMDVVYALKRQGRTLYGFGG
- the LOC138103212 gene encoding histone H1, which produces MSETAPVAAPAVSAPGAKAAAKKPKKAASGSKARKPAGPSVTELITKAVSASKERKGLSLAALKKALAAGGYDVEKNNSRIKLGLKSLVSKGTLVQTKGTGASGSFKLNKKPGETKEKATKKKPAAKPKKPAAKKPASAAKKPKKAAAVKKSPKKAKKPAAAAAKKAAKSPKKAAKAGRPKKAVKSPAKAKAVKPKAAKPKAAKPKAAKAKKAAPKKK
- the LOC138103251 gene encoding histone H2B 1/2/3/4/6 — its product is MPEPAKSAPAPKKGSKKAVTKTQKKGDKKRKKSRKESYSIYVYKVLKQVHPDTGISSKAMGIMNSFVNDIFERIAGEASRLAHYNKRSTITSREIQTAVRLLLPGELAKHAVSEGTKAVTKYTSSK